The DNA window AGCAGCCGCTGGAAGCGTTCCTCCGCGGGCAGGTGGACAACCTGCACTTAAAAACGCTTTCGGTGATGGACGGGCGGGTGTCGCTGCAGTATCAGTTCCGAAAGCGGGCGGATTTTGACCGCGCCGGCTTTGTGCGGCAATTGAGCGGCATCGCCGCCGGTACGCCTGTCGAAATCTTCCTCGGCGGTGCGTAAAGGATTCGCTCTTGTTTATTAGATTGAGAAAAACAGGCAAAGAGGGTTTTCCTGCTTGACAAAAAGCAGAAAATCGTGTATATGGCCTGTTTGTAAAGACTTAGGTGAGGGCGGTTAGCTCAGTTGGCTAGAGCGCCAGCTCGACACGCTGGAGGCCACAGGTTCAAGTCCTGTACCGCCCATTTCGGGGCAAAAACCTCATTTTCGGCTTTGGAAATGAGGTTTTTCTTTCCTTTTTTCTGGGGGCATCGTACAATCAAAGGGCATGATGGTTCGAGCAGAACAGGCCGGTCAATTTCGGGAGGCAGACAATGGTTGGACGAAAAATGTTTGCGGCAGCAGCTCTGGGTTTCTTTTCTTTTTTTGGCACTCTTTTGGCACAGCCGGATAAACCGATGGATGGCGAAAAACCCGTCCCAAAGATGAAAGCCCTCATCATCGACGGCCAGATGGTCTTTGAGGGCCACAAATGGCAGGAAACGACCCCTGTCCTGAAGGCCATTCTCGAATCCAGCGGGCGATTTGCCGTCGATGTCTTTACCTTCCCGCCGAAAGGCCGGCCCAATGAGGATGTTTGTCCGCCGTTTTCGGATTATGATGTCGTGGTGATGAATTATGAAGGCGATGCCTGGGCGGAAAAAACCAAACAGGCCTTTGTCATCTATATGCGGCAGGGCGGCGGGCTGGTTGTGGTGCATGCGGCGGACAATGCCTTTCCGGACTGGCCCGAGTGGAACGAAATGATTGGGCTGGGCGGCTGGGGCGGACGCAATGAAACAGCAGGCCCGATGGTTTGGTGGCAGGACGGCAAACTGGTGTATGACACCTCCCCCGGTCCGGCGGGCTATCATGGTCAGAAAGCTGACTGGGTGGTGACAATCCGGGACCCGAATCATCCGATTACGGCCGGTCTGCCGACGCGTTGGCTCCACTGCTGCGATGAGCTGTACAGCAAACTGCGCGGACCGGCGGTGAATCTGCATGTCCTGGCGACCGGCTGGCAAAGTCCTGCACAGCGCGGCACCGGTCGCGATGAATTGTGTCTGTTTACCATTTCCTACGGAAAGGGACGCATCTTTCATACCACACTCGGCCACGATACGGCCTCGATGCAGTGTGTCGGCTTTATTGTGACGCTGCAGCGCGGGACCGAATGGGCCGCCTCCGGCACGGTTGCGCTCAAAGAAGTGCCGGAGGATTTCCCCACAGAAACACAGACGCGAAGCCGTTCGCTTGTGCCCGCTAAATAACTCGCCATCGTTCCGGGCGGCATTCTTATCGGACGAATCTTCGGCGGTTATCGGACACAGCAAAAAAACTGCCCTCAGAATTAATGTTTTCGCACACCAAACGGCGAAGATAACAAGGTAGCCGTATTGCAGGCCAAACACCGCCGGACGAGTTATCGGACGAGCGGCAAAACGGATTTTGTGTGAGGGCGTTCGGATGGATACCAGAGAGATACTGAGCCGAAAAAGCCGAGTCCGCCAGGCGATGGAATGGATGAGCGAGCCGAGTTTGCAGGCGCCGGAAGACTCCGGCGGCACGTCCAGTCAGACAGCGGTGCTGGAAGAGCAGCTGCATCAGGCCCGGCAGAGACTGGCTCGGCTGGAGCAGCAGAAGGAAAACCTGTCGCTGACCTGTGCCTCGCAGGATGCCTATATTGCGCAGCTGGCTCGCGAGTTTGCCGCACTTCAGGCGGACAAAGCCCGCCAGGAGGAGGAATTGGAACGGCTGCGGGCTCATCAGACCCAATCAGCTCAGACACATCAGACGGCAGAATCGCTCCGGCGGCAGCTGGAGGAAGCCCGCGCCCGCATCTTTCATCTGGAGGAGGCGGCCCGGATTCATCAGCTGGAAGCCGGCCGCAGTCAGGATGCCCTTGGTGAGGCCCTGCGGGAAAAACAGGCGGCCCTGGAAGAAAAGCAGGCCGCTTTGGCCGCTTTGGAAAACCGAATGAATGAACTGCTCGGACGGCATCAGGAGCAGACCGCTCAGATGGAACAGGTGCAGCAGACCTGCCGGCAGCTCGAGGAGGAAAATCACGCGCTGCGGACCCGCGTGGCCGAATTGAGCGGGCAGATCGATGTGGTGCGTCTGCAGGAGGAATCGGCCCGGCAGCAGGCGGAGCAGATGCGTGCTCTGCGGAACCAGACCGCCCAGCAGCAGGAGCGAATCAGTCTGCTGGAACAGGAATTGTCGCGAGCCCGGCAGGCGGCTTGCCGGCTGGAGGAAGCCCTTCGGAATCATTATCAGAATACCGATGAACAGACCGCACGGCTTCAGCAGAAGATTACCGAGCAGGAGCGGCTCTTCCAGAAGGTGGCTGAGCAGCGGGACCAGCTGTCGCTGGAGCTGGATGACCTGCAGGAAACGCACAGCCGAATGAGGAAAGAATATGCTTCGATGCAGGCACGGCTGGCGGAGGCAAACCGGCAGCTGGAGGAATTGGCGGCTCGAAGCGGCCGAAGCGAGCAGGAACTTGAAGAGCTTCGGGCTCGGCAGCAGGAGGCGGCCGGTCTTCAGCAGCGTCTGGAGGCGGTGCAGGAGGAACTTCAGCAGGCCCGCCGGACAATTCAGCAGCTGCAGGAGATGCTGGCCGGCAGTCAGGACAAACAGGCGGCGGAATTGGCGGCCGCCCGGGAGGAGCTGCTCGAGGCCCAGAGGACGATTGCTTCACTGCAGAGCCAGCAGGTGCTTGCGCAGGAGCGCGGGCAGGCGGCCGAGCGGCTGAGCCGGGAACTGGACGAGGCCCGTCAGCGGATTCGTCATCTGGAGGAGATGCTTCACAGCGGGCAGGAGCAGTCGGCTCTGCAGAAGGCGGCTCTCGAAACCGAGCTGCAGGAGCAGCGGACGCTATGCAATACGCTGACGGCCCGGCTGCACGAGGCCGAGCAGGCCCGGCAGATGTTCGAGCAGGAACTTGAAGAGCTTCGGGCTCGGCAGCAGGAGGCGGCCGGTCTTCAGNNNNNNNNNNNNNN is part of the Anaerohalosphaeraceae bacterium genome and encodes:
- a CDS encoding ThuA domain-containing protein, which translates into the protein MDGEKPVPKMKALIIDGQMVFEGHKWQETTPVLKAILESSGRFAVDVFTFPPKGRPNEDVCPPFSDYDVVVMNYEGDAWAEKTKQAFVIYMRQGGGLVVVHAADNAFPDWPEWNEMIGLGGWGGRNETAGPMVWWQDGKLVYDTSPGPAGYHGQKADWVVTIRDPNHPITAGLPTRWLHCCDELYSKLRGPAVNLHVLATGWQSPAQRGTGRDELCLFTISYGKGRIFHTTLGHDTASMQCVGFIVTLQRGTEWAASGTVALKEVPEDFPTETQTRSRSLVPAK